A section of the Babylonia areolata isolate BAREFJ2019XMU chromosome 1, ASM4173473v1, whole genome shotgun sequence genome encodes:
- the LOC143287761 gene encoding major facilitator superfamily domain-containing protein 6-like, translated as MASDRHDTRPGRCQVNRSLLPVKGFFLVFFAATGCLLPFIAVYMKHLGLSSSETGIIYGVTPFLSFLVRPIAGAVADRWLKHKLVLIACTLLTAVLHFLIMFVPARTVSSLPTVHVKPVMLHCRPEGSVLMSCLRSRLDGTVDTVFESESRNVDDDDDPGCSIPLDKFAESFSRSVNGEMGHNSNVTKTLGSMKNNNNTSSKEAQSGICSLTCRLVNNNSNNNNNNNNSPTNNTRTSVQQNSAKFCFTNHRGENHTTRCQQVQSNNQSLTFEITSLHNNIQSPTFNITSLQRPFSTMEPTAEEASSSDVDVQDCNRTYPVSDIIHPQGQRYTTLACPESSGSTMMMCSMRCSGVVSVVNVCDNSRAGAVGTGDGVHLDATFGLLMGVFFLASATFSPVFSLIDAVAFDQLGEQRHKYGQQRMWGTLGHAVLAITTTFTMNPSSSSSSTVNYDIMFYLFTGLCLVSALIALPLRISSHVRCPRLLASACRLLALPQVAAFLGVVLYFGMVSGAIEGFLFWFLADLGARPLLFGLCLVATSAFEIPLFFFSGALLKRIRPVICLYCSMLALSVRLLSYSLLSDPWHVLLVEPLHGVTFALMWAAVANHADLIAPLGMSASVQGLVGGMNFGVGKGLGGILTGILFSAVGERWTFRILALGCLLLMLVYLTLNAFVFSPPPSPRTTEAAAAAAAAAATSSGHKTTPSLAEGLWEIEVAEEEEKEEEETDGEGYDEKAGCLHYEAEHVISKSQPESE; from the exons ATGGCTTCTGATCGCCATGACACAAGGCCGGGCCGGTGCCAAGTCAACAGAAGCCTACTCCCTGTGAAAGGATTCTTCCTGGTGTTTTTTGCAG ccacGGGGTGCCTGCTGCCCTTCATCGCCGTCTACATGAAGCACCTGGGCCTCAGCTCCAGCGAGACGGGCATCATTTACGGCGTCACGCCCTTCCTCAGCTTCCTCGTCCGGCCGATCGCAGGGGCCGTGGCTGACCGCTGGCTGAAGCACAAGCTGGTGCTGATCGCCTGCACCTTGCTGACGGCGGTGCTCCATTTCCTCATCATGTTCGTGCCGGCTAGGACTGTTTCGTCCTTACCCACTGTGCACGTGAAACCCGTCATGTTGCACTGTCGCCCCGAGGGGTCGGTGTTGATGTCTTGCCTTCGTTCAAGGCTTGATGGAACAGTGGACACTGTTTTCGAATCTGAATCCAggaatgtcgatgatgatgatgatcctggtTGTTCTATTCCGCTGGACAAGTTTGCCGAAAGCTTTTCCCGTTCTGTAAACGGTGAAATGGGTCATAACAGCAACGTTACAAAAACCTTGGGTTctatgaagaacaacaacaacacttcctcGAAAGAAGCGCAAAGTGGAATATGTTCGTTAACTTGTCGTCtcgtgaacaacaacagcaacaacaacaacaacaacaacaacagtccaaCCAACAACACCCGTACCTCTGTTCAGCAAAACTCCGCTAAGTTCTGCTTCACGAACCACAGAGGAGAAAACCACACAACGCGTTGCCAACAAGTCCAGAGCAACAACCAATCCCTAACTTTCGAAATCACGAGTCTACACAACAACATCCAGTCTCCAACTTTCAACATCACGAGTTTACAACGTCCTTTCAGCACTATGGAGCCAACAGCGGAAGAAGCGTCTTCCTCCGATGTCGACGTGCAAGATTGTAACCGGACTTACCCCGTTTCCGATATCATTCACCCACAGGGACAAAGGTATACAACGTTGGCCTGTCCAGAGTCTAGCGGCTCCACCATGATGATGTGTTCCATGAGGTGCAGCGGTGTCGTGTCTGTTGTCAACGTGTGTGACAACAGCAGAGCGGGTGCGGTGGGGACGGGGGATGGTGTTCATCTGGACGCGACCTTTGGGTTGCTGATGGGGGTCTTCTTCCTCGCCTCCGCGACCTTTTCTCCTGTGTTTTCCCTGATCGATGCCGTCGCCTTTGACCAGCTGGGAGAGCAACGACATAA GTACGGCCAGCAGAGGATGTGGGGCACCTTAGGTCATGCCGTGTTGGCCATAACCACCACGTTCACCATgaacccctcctcttcctcctcctccaccgtcaACTATGACATCATGTTCTACCTCTTCACGGGGCTGTGCCTCGTCTCGGCGCTGATCGCCCTTCCCTTGAGGATCTCCTCCCACGTCAGGTGCCCCAGGCTCCTCGCCAGCGCCTGCCGCCTGCTGGCTCTGCCTCAGGTGGCGGCCTTCCTCGGGGTGGTCCTGTACTTTGGCATGGTCAGCGGCGCCATCGAGGGCTTCCTCTTCTGGTTCCTGGCCGACCTGGGCGCGAGGCCCTTGCTGTTCGGCTTGTGTCTGGTGGCCACTTCCGCTTTTGAG attccccttttcttcttctccggaGCCCTCCTCAAGCGCATCCGGCCCGTCATCTGTCTCTACTGCTCCATGCTGGCACTGAGCGTGCGTCTGCTGAGCTACTCGCTGCTCAGCGACCCCTGGCACGTGCTGCTCGTGGAGCCTCTGCACGGGGTCACTTTCGCGCTGATGTGGGCGGCGGTGGCCAACCACGCTGATCTCATCGCTCCTCTGGGCATGTCCGCGTCCGTGCAGGGACTGGTCGGGGGCATGAATTTTGGCGTGG GGAAAGGACTTGGCGGTATCCTGACCGGGATCCTGTTCAGCGCTGTAGGAGAGAGGTGGACCTTCAGGATCCTGGCCCTGGGCTGCCTACTGCTGATGCTGGTCTACCTGACGCTCAACGCCTtcgtcttctcccccccaccttctcccagaacaacagaagcagcagcagcagcagcagcagcagcagcaacatcatcagggcacaaaacaacaccatcCCTTGCTGAGGGACTTTGGGAGATCGAggtggcagaggaggaggagaaggaggaggaggagacag ACGGGGAAGGATACGACGAGAAGGCGGGGTGTTTGCATTACGAGGCTGAACACGTCATATCAAAATCAcaaccagaatcagaataa